ACAGCTCCTGCGACACCGCACCCAGCTGCTGTCGCGCTGGAGATTGGATGTCGCGCAGAGCCGCGGTGAGAGCCGTCGGCGTGCGCGTGGAAATCGTCATCGCGCTACGAGATCAAGCGCCGCCAGACGGGCGGCGACGTCACGGAAATAAATGTCGGTCGCGTACACGCGCGAATAATAGCTCCGAGCCTCGTCCCACCGCTGCAAGGCCTCGCAAGAATATGCCAGCAAATACAGGACCCCGACCCGCTGCTCGTCACCCAGTCCCGGCTCGTGGAGAGCCCGAGTCAGGACGGTCGCCGCGACCGAGTGTCGCGACTGCTCCACGAAACATTGCCCCAAAGCCTCGTACGCCGGAAGTCGGTGCCGCCGACTTCGAAGCGCTTTTTGGAACTCCGCGATGGCGTCATCCAGCAGTCCCATCTCCTTATACGCCACCCCCAGATCGTAGTGGCTTTCATAGTCCTCCTCGCCCAGAGAGCGCGACACCCCTCCTTGAAGTGCCGAAGCAGTGCATCGAAGTCCGCCTGCTCATCGCCACTGACAATCGGTTCGCGCATCCGCATGCGGGTCGTCCCGGGTTCGTCCTCTCGCAGCCACTCGGCCAGGTTGACGAATTCGTCATCCGCGTGCGGTCGCGGCGGCGGCGGCGGTGCAGCTGACCCGAGCGCCGACCGGGCCCGTTCGTCCCACGGGTCGATCTCCAGCACGCGCGCATAGACCGCGTGCGCCCGAATGTCGTCGCCTGCACGTACCAGCGTGTCGGCGAGGTCGAGGTACGCGACCCGAAGACGTTGCTGGTCACTGAGGCGAACCGCCAGCTCCACGCGCTTCTGGTGGTACTGGATGCGCTCCGGGCTGATGCCGACCAGTTCGTCCGCAATCTCCACAGCAGCCGGCAGGTTGCCGGATTGCGCGAACCCGGACAAAGCGGCCTGCAATTCGGAGAGTCCACCCTCGCGCTCCCCCGCCTCGAACAGCGCCTCAGCCAAACGCCGCCGCAAGACCCAGTCCTGCGGCGTCCGCGCCACCGACGCGCGCAAATCATCACGACGAGAGGATGCCACGACGTTCGCTTCGGCGGCCACCGCGGCAATCGGCAATGACGGGGTTGTGCTGATCGCGCGATGGGCCTCGATCGTGGCGCGCAACGCATCTTCGAACTCGCTATCCGAAGACGCGCCGGGTTCGTCCACCTCGTCAGGCATGTCGACACTGGTCACAGCCGCCGTTTCGCTTGTCGGCGCTTCAGCGGTCAAAGCAAGGTCCGACTCGGCTTCGGCCGGATCGGACTGCCCAGGTTCGCCTAGCGGCAGAACGAGCGGCGCTTCATCGCCCCGGAATGCTTCCTCGTCAAACGCTGAGGCCATCGCTTCGTCGCCCAGCGGCCCATTCCCCGCGGCGTCGAGGTGCATCCCCGCCGTCACGAACGAATCGTCCACGACCAAGGGAGGCAGCTCGCCCGGCAGGATGAAATCATGCGGGTCCAGGCGAAACGGCGGTCGAGAAGGCACCAGAGAGGCATCGCTCTCCGCGAGCGACGCCGTCATCGCGCCGGCCTCGATTGCCGCCTCCAATTCCGGTATCGGCGACACCTCAATCGGTGTCAGCGACCGTGGAACGCTCAGGCTGTAGGCCGGCGTACCGGCGCGACCGCCAGTCACGGCAATCGCGTGCGGATCATCGGCCACATGATCGAAGTCCTCGATCACCAGATCGGAAATGGCATCAATGTGGAGGCCGCTGGTATCGCCGATTTCAGCGATCAACTCCAGCCCATTCGAGGCGTCCATCGGATCAATTGCGTCTGGAGGCATCAACCAGGTGAGCGCTGGTTCCGCCGCGTCGCCAATCGGCGGCATATCGGTATCAGACAGCTCACTGGTGAGTCCGTCCATTGCGGCAATGGTGTCGCCGACGAAATCCCCGAACATGTCCAGGCCTTCGATCGGCTCCAGCGTGGCTGGAACCAGTGCCTCTACATCCGTATCGAGCGGAGACTCGATATCCAACCCGCTCTCCTCAAGGTCGAAGACTCCCCCAACCGGCGGTTCGTCGGCTATCACCGAAACGGGTTCTTCGACCATCGCTGTCACTGGCTCGTCAGCCAACGCCATCGCGGATTCGTCGACCGGCACCGTGTCGGGTTCGTCCGCAACGATGGGCACGTCAAGTGCGTGGAGCACCGGTTCGACCAGTTCGTCGATGGCCCCGGCGACCGGTTCATCGATGGCCTCGGCGACCGGTTCGTCGATGTCCTCGGCGACCGGTTCATCGATTGCCTCGGCGACCGGTTCGTCAAAAGGCTCGACGGCCGGCTCGTGGACCAACTTCGCCGTCTCGGCGACCAGTTCGTGGACCTCGCTGACCGGTCCGACAAGCGCCTCGGCCTCGACTCCGTTCACCGGGTCTGGGGCCTGTGATCGCGCAACGTCCGCCGTCGGCTCAACTGCCGGCGCACTGGCGGGGGGCACTGCCATCAGCCCGTCAATGGGCGTCACCGAGCCGGGACGCGTCGGGTCAAACAGGAGATATGCATCGAGCGACGCCGGACCGACCTGCGACGAATAGCCACGGGACACACCCGGTCGCTTGTCGTCTGTCTTTCGATGGCCTGCGCTGCCGCGCAACCCACTCGGGGTCAGCGAGCGTATGGGTGTCTGGATACGGGGCGCCAACGGAGGCGTGTTTCTCGTCGTGTGTGCCGATAGGCCGACATCGAGGAACACCAGGTCCTTGGACTTGTCGTCACGGCGGAACACCGCCCGCTCATTCTCGGTGACCGGCACGGAGACGGGGGTTTTACGCCGCGGCAAGGCGATCCCGACCCGGAGGGCATGCTCCTCCACGAGTCCTCGAATCTCCGTAAGCTCGGGCATCAGGTCGGCCACTTCGGCCAGCGCCCGCATCCCCTCATCGACGCGCCCTTCCTGCTGCATACGGGTGGCATACTCCAGGAAGTTGCGCGTCGCGTCACCGCGCAGCCCCTTCTTCGCGCAAATACGCCCCAGCGTGAAGTAGACATTCGAGCGCCCCGGGGCGCTGCGAAGGATCTTGTTGCAGAGTGCGATGGCGTTGTTGAACAACCCGGATGCGGCGTAGTGCTCAACCGCCCGCTCGTAGTACGTGACGGCGTCGGCGACCCGGCCCTGACGCAACGTGAGGTCACCGACCTTGTTCAGCAGGACGACATCGACGTCCTCACCGGCCGACTCGCTCTCTTCGATCGCTTGGATGTAGGAAGCGATCGCGCGATCAAACTGCTTCAGCTGCTCGAATTCAGCCGCCTTCTTCCGGTGCTTCGCGGCGTTCGACATGCGTTCGAGGCTGACTCCCGTGGTCGGATCCCTGGCACCCTCCCGTGGGGCGCACCATGCGCAACCCGCGTTCGGCGCTGATGGCAACTTCAGCGAATTCTGCCGAAATCACCCCGCCGAGTGACTGACGCGTCCACGGGCCCACGCTACTCGACAGAGACGCTCTCCGAACCAGTAAGGCAACTCCCGGTAGTCCTCGACTTCGTGCACTGCGATGTCCGCCGAAAACCCCGGCGCCAGCTGCCCGGTTGTCCCCGCCAAGCCCAGCGCGGCGGCCCCGTTCACGGTGCTGGCAATCCAGGCTTCGGCCGCTGACAACCGCAGCTCGCTGACACCCAGCGTGAGCACCAACGGGAAGGACTGCAGGGGCGACGTCCCGGGGTTGAAATCGCTGGCCAAGGCCACGGCAGCCCCGGCGTCGATCAAGGCCCTGGCGGGGGCCTGACGCCCCGTCCCGAGGAACAGCATCGTGGCTGGCAGCAGCGTGGCGACGGTATCGGCCTGCCCCAGTGCGGCAATCCCTGCTGGAGAGATGGCGGCCAGATGATCAACGCTTACGGCCTTGAGTTCCACGCCCAGTGCGGCCCCGCCGCCGTCATGCAACTCGTCGGCATGGAGCTTGACCGACAGGCCCAGCGCGGCCGCTCCGGACATCAGGCGACGGGTCTCGATCTGATCAAACACACCCGGCTCGCAGAACACATCGGCAAAACGAGCCAAGCGCTCTTCCGCCACCACGGGATAGATCGACTCGATGATCTCGTCGAGCCATCCTTCTCGTCCACCCGGGCCGTCTCGGCGCTCCAGCGGCACTTCGTGCGCCGCCAGACAGGTGGCGACCACCCGCATGACACGCGAAGCGGCCAAGCGCGAAATGACCCGCAGGGTGCGGACTTCGTCGTGGGCTGACAGTCCGTATCCTGATTTGATCTCGACCGTGGTCACCCCGCCGGCCGCCAGGCGCGCGAGCCGCGGAATCGCGAGTGCCTCCAACTCGTCGTCACTGCGGGCGCGCAAATCGCGCACGGAGGAATGAATGCCGCCGCCACGTCGGGCAATTTCGAGATAGGGAACGCCGGTGGCGCGCAGTTCCTGCTCGGCCCATCGCGCGGCGCCGAATACCGCATGCGTATGCGAGTCGACAAATCCCGGCGCCAGCAATCCGCGCTGGCAATCAATTTCCGCCGCGCCCGGAAAGGCGCCCCTGAGCGCCGCGTCCGTGTCGACCGCGACAATCGTCTCGCCGCGCACGGCGACGCCGGTGCCGACACACACACCCGCCTCGCGCATCTCGGCGCCCCGCCGCGCGCGCGCCGGCCCGGCCGCCGTGAGGGTTTGCGCAGCATTCACGAACAGCGTGGTGGTCATCGCGGAATCCGGCATCGTCATGGAGGTATATGATCGAGCGTGGGTTCAGGCCATCACGTCACGCACCCGTGACATGAGGTTGAGGGGTGCCTGTGCCTCACCGCGGCAGGCGTAGTAGCAGGCGTTGCAGTCGATGGGTTCATAACCATGATACTCCCGCCACGGGCCATCCGCCGGAAAATCAGGACAGCGCCGCACCTGTCCCTGCGGATCGATGTGAATGGTCGCGCGCCCGCTCTGACACGGCTCCGTCATCTCGCCGCGCACATAGCGCGGGATCTGCTCGAGATAGTGGTCGGAATTGGTGATGACGCCGCGTCGTCGTCGTTTGTACGCCAGCAGTTCCCGCACCGTACGCGCGAGCCGTTCCACCTGATCCGGGCGCACCAGATGCTCACGATTGCCGTTCTTGAAGTCCGTGTACAGCGAGAAGTTGACGCCGCCGCCCAATTCCGCGGCGCGCTCGACGATGGGCATCAGTTGATCGAGATTGTCCTGCTTGATGACCGTATTGAACCGCACCCCGCCAATGCCCGCCGCCCGCATCCGTGGGACGAGGTCAAGAATCTTCGCCGTAAGGCCGGGAATGCCTCGCGCGAGATCGTGACGCTCGTCCAGATAGTCGAGGGAGATGTTGAACTGGTCAACGCCCGCATCCCAGAGCGACTGCGCCCGATCGAGCGTCAGCATGCCGCCGTGGGTGATGAGTTGCACGTAGGTGTAGCGCACCGCTTGGCGTACCGAGGCGACAATCTGTTCGAGGTCGCGCCGCATCGTGGGTTCACCGCCGGTGAATGTCACCAGCATCGGGCTGAACCGCCGAGCGATGGCGGCGAATTCGGCAATCTCCGCATCGCGCGTGTCGGCCGGCGTCTTCCAGTAGTCGCAGAACCCGCATCGCGCATTGCAGCGCATGGTGACTTCAAAGTTCAGCAGGACCGGACGTCGTCGCGCGCGCAGCCAGGCGTACTTCGAGAGGAATATGGGAACGTGCCACGGCCGATATCGACTGGACAGCATCAGCGCGCGTGGCCGAGTTCCCGCATGGGGATTCGCAGCCCTTCGCGTTCGGCTGTTTCGATGGCAATCGCGTAGCCCGCGTCGGCGTGACGCGCGACGCCAATGCCCGGATCATTCGTCAGGACCCGTTCCAGTCGGCGGCGCATGCGTTCGGTACCGTCGGCCACGATCACTTGTCCGGCATGCAGCGAATTGCCGATGCCGACGCCGCCGCCATGATGGAACGACACCCACGATGCGCCGCTGGCCACGTTGAGCATCGCGTTCAGGATCGCCCAGTCGGCAATCGCATCCGAGCCATCCCGCATGCCTTCCGTTTCACGAAATGGCGACGCGACGCTGCCGGTATCGAGATGGTCGCGACCGATGACGATGGGCGCCGACACTTCACCGCGCGCCACCAGATCATTCAGGGCGAGGGCAAACCGCGCCCGATCGCCCTGCCCCAGCCAGCAGATGCGCGCGGGCAGTCCCTGGAACGCGATGCGTTCACGCGCCAGCGTGATCCAGCGGCGAAGCTGTTCGTCGCGCGGAAACATCGCCAGCACCAGGTCATCCGTGCGATGAATGTCCGCCGGATCGCCCGACAGCGCCACCCAACGGAACGGCCCCTTCCCCTCGCAGAACAGCGGGCGAATGTACTCCGGCACGAATCCCGGAATCCGAAACGCATCCTCCAATCCCGCATCGAACGCCACGGTTCGAATGTTGTTGCCATAGTCGAACGTGACCGCTCCGCGATCCTGCAGTGCCCGCATCGCGCGGACGTGTTCGACGACCGACGCGGTGGCGCGCGCAATGTACGAGACCGGATCCGCCTGACGCAGCTCGGCCGCCTGGTCAAGCGTCAGACCCGACGGGATGTATCCCACCAACATGTCGTGCGCGCTGGTCTGATCGGTGAGGACATCGGGCACGATGCCGCGCGTCACGAGTTCCGGCATGATGTCGGCGGCATTCGCTTCCAGTGCGACCGACAATCCGACCCGCCGCGCCTGGGCGTCGCGCAGCCACTCCAGCGCTTCATCCAATGATGTGGTGGACCGATCGCAATACCGTGTCTCGATGCGCTTGGCAATGCGCGTGGGGTCGACTTCAATGCCCAGCACCGCTGCGCCATGCATGGCGGCGGCCAGTGGTTGGGCGCCGCCCATGCCGCCCAGTCCGGCCGTCACCACCAGTCGCCCTTCCAGTGTCCCACCAAAATGCCGAGCCGCGACTGCGCCGAATGTTTCGTACGTGCCCTGCACGATGCCTTGCGATCCAATGTAGATCCACGACCCGGCCGTCATCTGTCCGTACATCGTCAACCCCAGGCGCTCCAGCCGACGGAACTCATCCCAGTTGGCCCAACGTCCCACGAGATTGGCGTTGGCAATGAGCACCCGTGGCGCATCAGGGTGCGTGCGAAACACCGCCACCGGCTTGCCACTCTGCACCAGCAGCGTCTCGTCGTCGTTGAGCGTGGTCAACGTCTGCACGATTGCATCAAACGCTTCCCACGAACGCGCCGCCCGACCGGTGCCACCATACACCACCAGTTCGTCGGGTCGTTCGGCCACCTCGGCATCGAGGTTGTTCATGAGCATGCGGAGTGCCGCCTCCTGCTCCCAGCCGCGGCACGTCAATACCGTGCCGCGCGCCGCGCGCACCGGGCGCGCGCCGACCATCACGTCACGACGAGTGACCACGTCGGTTGATGACACCACAGTGTGACTCATGTAATCAGTCCGTCGGTTATGGAATCGAGCAGTCCTGCCGCCAACGCATCGCCAAGCCGGGTGATATCGGGGGCGGGTGATCGGTCACCCGACTGTCGGGCCACCTGACTTCGTATCAACAGGTGCGCGGCTTCCACCGGTGTACTGCTGCGCAGGGGCCGACGATACTCGAGTCCTTCGGCCGCAGCAATCAGCTCAATCGCCAGGACGTGCCGGAGATTCCGCACCGAGCGGCGCAACTTCACGGCCGCCGCCATGGCCATTGGCACCACGTCTTCCTTGTTGCCATCCGTCGGGATCGAATCGACACTGGCCGGATGCGCCAGGGACTTGTTCTCGCTGGCCAGCGCGGCCGCGGTCACCTGCGTCATCATGAAGCCAGACTCCAGTCCCGGCGACGCCGCCAGAAACGGTGGCAGCCCCTGATTGAAATCCGGGTGCACCAGACGATCGGTGCGTCGCTCACTGATGACCGCGAGATTCGCACTGATGATGGCCAGCACATCGCTGGCCATCCCGACGGCCTGCCCGTGGAAGTTGCCGCCGCTCAACAGCTCGCCGGTTTCCAGCACCAGCGGATTGTCGGTGGCCGCGTTGAGTTCGCGCTCGATGATTCCCTGTGCGAACTCCAGTGCCTCGTAGGCCGGTCCGTGCACCTGCGGCACGCAGCGCAGCGCATAGGCATCCTGCACGCGCGGATCACCGTAGCGGTGCGACTCACGAATGGCGCTATCGACCAGCAGTGTGCGCAACAGGGCGGCCGACTTTTGCTGTCCGATCTGCCCACGGGCCTCCTGAATACGTGCATCGAACGCATCGGGCGTCCCCAGCAACGCCTCCAGACTCATGGCCGTCGCCACGTGCGCAGCGAACCACAACCGTCGCAGCTCGGCGCTGGCGAGGGCCGCGACGGCCGTGTGTGCCTGGGTACCATTGATCAGGGCCAGACCTTCCTTGGCGGCCAACTCGATCGGTGTCAATCGCGCAGCGGTCAACAGGGCCGCTGACTCGTCCTGCCGGCCGTTGAAGTTCGCTCGGCCTTCGCCCATCAACGTGAGCGCCAGATGCGCCAAGGGCGCGAGGTCGCCGCTGGCCCCAACGCTTCCCTGCTCGGGGACGACGGGCCACACCCCGGCGTTCAACATGGCCAGCAGCGACTCAACCACCTCCGCGCGGGCGCCGGCAAAGCCCGTGGCCAGCACGTTGGCCCGCAACAGCATCAACGCCCGTACTTCCCGTTCCGGGAGCGGGTCACCGACACCCGCGGCGTGACTGCGCACCAGATTGCGTTGAAGCGCGGCCAGCCGATCGTGCGGAATAGTGACTTCAGACAGCTTGCCGAAGCCCGTATTGACGCCGTACACCGGCACGCCAGCCAGCACGGCCCGATCGACGACGGCGCGCGTGACCACCATGCGCGCCCGCGCATGCGGTGCCAGCGATACGGGCTCGCGCGCATCGGCCACGGCCAGCACATCACAAATTCGAAGCGAACGACCGTCGAGTGACAGCACTGTCAGACTTCCTTCCGCGCCAGCGGATCAGAAACCGCTGGACCGGTACGTCTGTCGGTCGTAGTTGAACTTGAGTTCGGGCTGCGCCTTCAGCGCAATGAAGAAATTGAAGGCGAAGTTGCCGTTCGGCGCCTGGGTGAATGAAAATACGGCGTTCCAGTCGTGCATCTCGCGCTGCAGGCCAATCTGCTGCGACGCAAATCGGGAACGCGTCACGTCGTACTGGGTGGACCATTGAGCGGCCCACTTCGGCGTGATGTTGAATGACATCGATCCGGTGACATTCTGCGTGGGGGGCGAGATGTACACCGGCGCGCCGATCGCGCCCTGCCCCGAGGTGAGCCCCGTTGGCGGCGCGTTCTGCGCCAGGAAGATGCACCGGTCGTACGCCGCAAGTCCAAAGGCCTTCTGCGCGGCGCACAGCGTCGTCGGATCGTTGACGATCTGCGTGCCGCCGCTGGGCGGACGCTGGCGTGACGCGTTGTACTGCAGGCTCATGCGCCACCCCTGTCCTGACGGCAACGACAGCTGCTGGACCCCGCGCGAGCCCGATCCGGCGGCGTTCATCTGCCGAGACTGCCCGATGACCGAACCGTCAGCGTTGGGCCCCGGACGCGCTTTGGCAGGATCGAGTTCGATGTTCGAGCGCAGACCCAGGAGTCGTCCCAGCAGCCCGACCAGCGCCGACTTGCCATCCATGCTGAACGACACGCCCACGTCGGTGCGATAGGGACTGAACGTCGCCGTATCCGAGATGGGGTCGCCCTGGAACAGTTCATAACTGGTGCGGAAATCCAGACCGGGCAGCAGGTCGGTGCGTCCCGAAATTGAGAAGGTGCGATCGGTGAAGCCGTTGCCCGTATCGGCGCGGACAAAGTCGTACGTCAGCGGTGAGAAGTTCAACGACAGCAGCTTCACCTTCTTGCCGCTCTCCGGATTGGAATCCGCCTCGGCCTTCAGCTTGGCTTCGAACAGCGTCGAGAGATTGACCGAGACGCGATTCTGCTTGAGCGAACCCAGGTAGCCCACGCGTGTCCGCCCCAGTGCACTCAGGTAGGCATCGCTCACCGACGCCTCGGGTGAATAGCTGTACGAAAGGCTGGGAGCGATCGTATGGCGGATGCGCGATACCAGACCGAAGCCGGGCAGAAATCCGTAGATGGTGGGCGACGCGCTGACGGCATAGCTCAACCGTTTCGATTGGCTCACCCAGGTGCCGCCACTGCGCTCGGTGCGCACCCACATGCCCGAACCCGGATCGACATTCGAGACCTGCACGGACGGTGACACATTCCACGACCCGTGGAAGAACCCCGGCAAGCCCACTGACGTGGTCCAGTCCGCGTCGGTCTTGAAGGTTTTCGCGAACACGCGCGTGCTCCGCTGCGACGTGTCGCGAACGCCGATGATTTCGCGTTGTTCGGGATAGTCGTTGACGTACTCATTCATCGCAAACGAGTTCTGCCACACGAAATTGCCGATCTTGATCGGCGTTTCAAATCCGGCCGTCATGGTGCGCCGATCGGCGCGGAACCGCGAACTGTCGATGCC
This genomic window from Gemmatimonadaceae bacterium contains:
- a CDS encoding imidazolonepropionase → MTMPDSAMTTTLFVNAAQTLTAAGPARARRGAEMREAGVCVGTGVAVRGETIVAVDTDAALRGAFPGAAEIDCQRGLLAPGFVDSHTHAVFGAARWAEQELRATGVPYLEIARRGGGIHSSVRDLRARSDDELEALAIPRLARLAAGGVTTVEIKSGYGLSAHDEVRTLRVISRLAASRVMRVVATCLAAHEVPLERRDGPGGREGWLDEIIESIYPVVAEERLARFADVFCEPGVFDQIETRRLMSGAAALGLSVKLHADELHDGGGAALGVELKAVSVDHLAAISPAGIAALGQADTVATLLPATMLFLGTGRQAPARALIDAGAAVALASDFNPGTSPLQSFPLVLTLGVSELRLSAAEAWIASTVNGAAALGLAGTTGQLAPGFSADIAVHEVEDYRELPYWFGERLCRVAWARGRVSHSAG
- a CDS encoding radical SAM protein, which produces MLSSRYRPWHVPIFLSKYAWLRARRRPVLLNFEVTMRCNARCGFCDYWKTPADTRDAEIAEFAAIARRFSPMLVTFTGGEPTMRRDLEQIVASVRQAVRYTYVQLITHGGMLTLDRAQSLWDAGVDQFNISLDYLDERHDLARGIPGLTAKILDLVPRMRAAGIGGVRFNTVIKQDNLDQLMPIVERAAELGGGVNFSLYTDFKNGNREHLVRPDQVERLARTVRELLAYKRRRRGVITNSDHYLEQIPRYVRGEMTEPCQSGRATIHIDPQGQVRRCPDFPADGPWREYHGYEPIDCNACYYACRGEAQAPLNLMSRVRDVMA
- the hutU gene encoding urocanate hydratase, which codes for MVGARPVRAARGTVLTCRGWEQEAALRMLMNNLDAEVAERPDELVVYGGTGRAARSWEAFDAIVQTLTTLNDDETLLVQSGKPVAVFRTHPDAPRVLIANANLVGRWANWDEFRRLERLGLTMYGQMTAGSWIYIGSQGIVQGTYETFGAVAARHFGGTLEGRLVVTAGLGGMGGAQPLAAAMHGAAVLGIEVDPTRIAKRIETRYCDRSTTSLDEALEWLRDAQARRVGLSVALEANAADIMPELVTRGIVPDVLTDQTSAHDMLVGYIPSGLTLDQAAELRQADPVSYIARATASVVEHVRAMRALQDRGAVTFDYGNNIRTVAFDAGLEDAFRIPGFVPEYIRPLFCEGKGPFRWVALSGDPADIHRTDDLVLAMFPRDEQLRRWITLARERIAFQGLPARICWLGQGDRARFALALNDLVARGEVSAPIVIGRDHLDTGSVASPFRETEGMRDGSDAIADWAILNAMLNVASGASWVSFHHGGGVGIGNSLHAGQVIVADGTERMRRRLERVLTNDPGIGVARHADAGYAIAIETAEREGLRIPMRELGHAR
- the hutH gene encoding histidine ammonia-lyase; the protein is MTVLSLDGRSLRICDVLAVADAREPVSLAPHARARMVVTRAVVDRAVLAGVPVYGVNTGFGKLSEVTIPHDRLAALQRNLVRSHAAGVGDPLPEREVRALMLLRANVLATGFAGARAEVVESLLAMLNAGVWPVVPEQGSVGASGDLAPLAHLALTLMGEGRANFNGRQDESAALLTAARLTPIELAAKEGLALINGTQAHTAVAALASAELRRLWFAAHVATAMSLEALLGTPDAFDARIQEARGQIGQQKSAALLRTLLVDSAIRESHRYGDPRVQDAYALRCVPQVHGPAYEALEFAQGIIERELNAATDNPLVLETGELLSGGNFHGQAVGMASDVLAIISANLAVISERRTDRLVHPDFNQGLPPFLAASPGLESGFMMTQVTAAALASENKSLAHPASVDSIPTDGNKEDVVPMAMAAAVKLRRSVRNLRHVLAIELIAAAEGLEYRRPLRSSTPVEAAHLLIRSQVARQSGDRSPAPDITRLGDALAAGLLDSITDGLIT
- a CDS encoding LPS-assembly protein LptD — encoded protein: MCAFVATGALGAQQVPVKPTPGTQPPVKPPVSAPKSMPVRKTAGGRLDDSLAKRAPAVLTFDWEPADSVMREMLDRPGFRRVQYQGGRVVFDAKTRELVLKGKPSAVKRDETMLVGDSITYNDSTKRVIALGDTVWLRDPGRSQSDDFIARGRIDYDLESRSGQTGAFSTSVESGQKLYLTAQRGSIFTDTLVSGKHIVYAKDGSFTYCDHEEPHFHFTTHDMKFVSENVMVARPGILYIGEVPVFWIPFFFQDVRSGRRSGMLTPNFGIAELFRNSPSYRRSVTNMGYFFALNDYMNAEASFDWRSGARSTSSDPGFVRGNVEYRYRWLDRFISGETAVSYLAQRNGSSNTSITWNHNQDFSKQTRLTSRINLVQNTQIQRATTINPVAANATIRSDLSYQTKVGVAQINLGGNRTQYPGRTQVEMTFPSLSVSTGTLGKGLVSWTPAVRVSVSQTQRIDQGLQFPFVYNANSVTGGIDSSRFRADRRTMTAGFETPIKIGNFVWQNSFAMNEYVNDYPEQREIIGVRDTSQRSTRVFAKTFKTDADWTTSVGLPGFFHGSWNVSPSVQVSNVDPGSGMWVRTERSGGTWVSQSKRLSYAVSASPTIYGFLPGFGLVSRIRHTIAPSLSYSYSPEASVSDAYLSALGRTRVGYLGSLKQNRVSVNLSTLFEAKLKAEADSNPESGKKVKLLSLNFSPLTYDFVRADTGNGFTDRTFSISGRTDLLPGLDFRTSYELFQGDPISDTATFSPYRTDVGVSFSMDGKSALVGLLGRLLGLRSNIELDPAKARPGPNADGSVIGQSRQMNAAGSGSRGVQQLSLPSGQGWRMSLQYNASRQRPPSGGTQIVNDPTTLCAAQKAFGLAAYDRCIFLAQNAPPTGLTSGQGAIGAPVYISPPTQNVTGSMSFNITPKWAAQWSTQYDVTRSRFASQQIGLQREMHDWNAVFSFTQAPNGNFAFNFFIALKAQPELKFNYDRQTYRSSGF